GTCACCGCCCACCCGGATACCTTCAAGACCTGGAAGGGACCGATAGCCTTCGTGAACCCGCAGAACACCTGTCAAGAACTGTACGAACTGGTGCAGCGGGAAACGGGGCTGATTCCGACCATAAGGGGCTGCAATTCCGGGTACTTCTCCCTCATAACCGCTTATACGCTCAACGCAAAGTTGGCGGTCCTGTTGGGGATGAACTACTCGTATAGGACCGAGAAAGAAGCGTTGGAGGCCACACACGATAATCATTCGGTCAAGATGATGGATGTGACCGGGACCTATACCTATACGGTCCTGGATTGGCTCGATGCCCGTAGGGAGTTCATGGACTTCTGCTTCGAGTGGGCGAACGAGTTCCGGGTGGTGAACTGCTCCGAGGGCGGAATACTATATGAACCGAACCTCGTAGAGCATGTGCCGTTCGCCCTTTGGAGGGAGTGGCATGCTCCTTAGAGAACAACGCTCCCTGCAAGTGGCAGAAATCCTGGGGGAGATATGGGAGCAGAACTATGTCCGCAACAAACCCGAGATAAAGAAGAGCTTGCAGGACGGACCTGCGGTAAATGGGGACCCCATGTTGGTCATCGGGGCGGGGCCATCCTTGGAGAAGAACATCAACGACATATCGCCGTGGCTGTATAACATAGCGGTGTGCGATAAGGTATGCCCCAGGCTGGACAAGCTAGGAATCACGCCCGACCTGATATTCGCCCTCAATTCCGAGCCAACGGATGTTGTGAATTGGATTGAGCCGTTCAATGACAGCCTCGCAGAGCTTGTGGTGCCGTGCGGGGTGCATCCCGACACCTATTCTGATTGGAGGGGAAGCATCCGGTTCATCAATGCCGTCACCTCCACGGGCCTTCACCATCGTGTAGCGCACGAA
This is a stretch of genomic DNA from Dehalococcoidales bacterium. It encodes these proteins:
- a CDS encoding DUF115 domain-containing protein → MLNGQARFNPYSRKLRKELDDIVDIRLRNQWFENYYANKPFIEKHGGLINMPLLESAIVVGAGWSLEKNIHLLKGCKVPVISTDKALKRVMEYTKPFAVCALNTAATEISKWLDVDSEGIWLVAPVTAHPDTFKTWKGPIAFVNPQNTCQELYELVQRETGLIPTIRGCNSGYFSLITAYTLNAKLAVLLGMNYSYRTEKEALEATHDNHSVKMMDVTGTYTYTVLDWLDARREFMDFCFEWANEFRVVNCSEGGILYEPNLVEHVPFALWREWHAP